The Pseudorhodobacter turbinis genome contains a region encoding:
- a CDS encoding alpha/beta fold hydrolase: MPQAPFFGDHAQGPEGGRAYWLTTADGVRLRMGLWPKGDKGTVLMLPGRTEYIEKYSRPAAEFGARGYSVAVIDWRGQGLSDRPKPDPMQGHVDNFAQYQQDLATMQAKLTALGISGPFYMACHSMGGCIGLRALMDGVAVKAVAFSAPMWGLKWALPARIISKLACVLGLGQRYVPGYSAATYLAATPFKGNVLTKDAESYAWLQSQARNHPELTLGGPSLRWLDAALRECRTLGRLPSPDLPAICMVGDAEKVVAATAIHARMAHWPKGRLKAIAQAEHELMAEFPQSRRRFYDAATALFAANP; this comes from the coding sequence ATGCCCCAAGCCCCTTTCTTTGGTGATCATGCGCAAGGCCCTGAGGGGGGCCGCGCCTATTGGCTGACAACCGCCGATGGCGTGCGCCTGCGCATGGGTTTGTGGCCGAAGGGGGATAAGGGCACGGTACTGATGTTGCCCGGGCGCACCGAATATATTGAAAAATATAGCCGTCCCGCCGCTGAATTCGGTGCGCGCGGCTATAGCGTTGCGGTGATAGACTGGCGCGGCCAAGGGCTTTCCGATCGGCCAAAGCCAGACCCGATGCAGGGCCATGTCGATAATTTCGCACAGTATCAGCAAGACTTGGCCACGATGCAGGCCAAACTGACCGCTTTGGGCATCTCTGGTCCCTTTTACATGGCATGTCATTCGATGGGTGGCTGCATTGGCTTGCGTGCACTGATGGATGGGGTCGCGGTCAAGGCCGTGGCTTTCTCTGCGCCGATGTGGGGTCTCAAATGGGCGCTACCTGCACGTATTATTTCAAAGCTGGCTTGTGTCTTGGGCCTTGGGCAGCGCTATGTCCCCGGATATTCCGCTGCCACCTACTTGGCCGCCACCCCCTTTAAGGGCAACGTCCTGACAAAGGACGCCGAAAGCTATGCTTGGCTGCAATCCCAAGCCCGCAACCACCCGGAACTTACGCTTGGCGGCCCCAGCCTGCGTTGGCTCGATGCAGCCTTGCGTGAATGCCGCACGCTCGGCCGCCTGCCCTCGCCTGATCTGCCTGCAATCTGCATGGTAGGCGATGCGGAAAAGGTGGTCGCCGCCACAGCAATCCACGCCCGCATGGCGCATTGGCCCAAAGGGCGCCTTAAAGCCATTGCGCAGGCAGAGCATGAGTTGATGGCCGAATTCCCCCAGAGCCGCAGGCGTTTTTACGATGCAGCAACAGCATTGTTCGCCGCAAATCCATGA
- a CDS encoding SCP2 sterol-binding domain-containing protein, which translates to MSAVIETAVAKLSEKVQSFDGIAKFEIEGEGSIMIDENGVRAGDEEADVTLSASAEVFQAILEGEMNPTTAFMSGKLSVDGSMGMAMQLASALG; encoded by the coding sequence ATGAGCGCAGTGATCGAGACCGCCGTGGCAAAACTGTCCGAAAAAGTGCAAAGCTTTGACGGTATTGCGAAATTCGAGATTGAGGGCGAAGGATCCATCATGATCGACGAAAACGGCGTCCGCGCGGGTGACGAGGAGGCAGACGTGACCCTTTCCGCCTCTGCCGAGGTATTTCAGGCGATTCTCGAAGGGGAGATGAACCCGACGACTGCCTTTATGTCGGGCAAGCTTTCGGTTGACGGATCGATGGGCATGGCGATGCAGCTTGCCTCGGCGCTTGGCTAA